The Microlunatus soli genome contains the following window.
GTCGGTCGGATCTTTCCCGCGGCCCGCAGGTAGCGGGGGAACGTCGAGCCGTCGATGGTCATGAACAGCAGTAGTGTGATGATGAAGACGAGATTGGATGCCACGCCGAGAACGCCCGACAGGGCCGCCGTAACGACGCTGCTGAGCTTCGACAGATCCAGACCCGAGGTCAGGGCATGCAACTGCTTCTCAGCGATACCCAGAGCTGCCAGTCGGTCGGTCAGGCCGCCGATGATCTCGTCGAAACGCTGCTCGTAGTCGGGGAGCAAGCTGCCGAATCGGGCCGCGGAGACGACCAGTGTCATCGCCAGGGCTACCAATCCCAGGTACACCACGATCAGGCAGACAATGGTCGCCAGCCAGGACGGGACTGTGCGCGCCAGCAGGGTGTGCAGCGGGTGGACCGCGATCGTGAGGACCAGAGTGAGGAAGGTTGCCCCGAGGATGTCTGCGGCACCCTGCAGGCCGGCGACGATGATCACGACGGCAGCGACGCCCAATAACACCATCAGCCCGCGCGGGAGGAGTCGCTTGGCCGGACGTCCGGCCGTGCGCCCATTCGATGGAGTCTCAGACACGTATACCTCCTGGTCTGCGGACAGGAACCTGCAGCACGACTCCCGGCCCCGCCAGGTTGTCAGCTCATCGGTCCGGACGAATCCCCCGTGTCAGGTGAGTGCCTGGGTGTCGGCACAGGTCGCAGAGCCCGGGCGCCGGTACCGGTGAGCAACAGCCAGATCGCCAGCACCACCAGCAGGTCGACGGCCGAGGTGACGAAGGTTCGCGACGAGATGCCGCTCGCGAACGGCAACGCCGCGGCCAGCACGGCGACCAGAGCGATGATCCAGTTGAAGAAGCGGATCGGCTGTGGGACCAGCACCAGCAGGAGATGGAGGAGCGCCGTCGCGGCAATCGCCAGCAGAAAGCCGATCACCGGGTAGGCGAGCCAGTTGGCGGCATGTGGATTGCCGGGAAGTCCGACATGGATCAGCTTGATCGTTAACACATTCTCGCTGACCACGACACCGACGGCGGCAACCAGGCCAGCAACGAAAGCAGTCGCGAGACCACCGGCCCACAGGGTCCCAGCGCGGATGGTGCGGGGCTTCTGCTGGCCTGCCGGTCCGGTGCCTTCGACGGTCACGATGCCTTCCTGTTCAGCGACTGCGTTCCTTCGATCTCACGGGTTGGTGACGCTTTCGGCCTCACCCGAACAGGGTGAGGATCTCGAGGACTTCGACTGCAAGAGTCTCCGCCATGACAGAGCTTCGTGAGAGTGCGCGATGAGTGTTCAGACAGCCCCCGTAGGGCCCGTCGACGTGGCGATCGTGGTCTTTCCCGAGTCCGACATCGGGTCCTCGCTGACCGACGCCATCGCCGACGCCATCGGATCTGGTGCCGTGCGCCTGCTGGACGCCCTGATCGTGCAGAAGGACAACAACGGCAAGA
Protein-coding sequences here:
- a CDS encoding AI-2E family transporter, whose amino-acid sequence is MSETPSNGRTAGRPAKRLLPRGLMVLLGVAAVVIIVAGLQGAADILGATFLTLVLTIAVHPLHTLLARTVPSWLATIVCLIVVYLGLVALAMTLVVSAARFGSLLPDYEQRFDEIIGGLTDRLAALGIAEKQLHALTSGLDLSKLSSVVTAALSGVLGVASNLVFIITLLLFMTIDGSTFPRYLRAAGKIRPTIVTALIDFSRSTRRYLLVSTVFGLVVAVLDTTALAILGVPEPILWGLLALLTNYIPNIGFLIGLLPPAVLALLDGGVGLMLIVIVVYCVINLIIQSAIQPKVVGDTVGLSTTLTFMSLVFWSWVIGPLGAVLAIPLSLLVRAVLVDADPRSRWLGPLVANRELRTRDTKAKERTPPSHSVEAT